GCACCGCCTGGTAATGGGCCACGGCATTGTGCGTATGGAGCACCTCCGTGCGATGGTCGAGCAGGTGCGCACGGGCGCGGCCCAGCGCGCGAAGGTCGAGGCCGTCGCGCTTGCCGCAGGCGTGCACGGGGATGCCGAGCGCGTCGAGTTCGCTCGCCAGCGTGCCGCGCTCGTAGAGGCAGACCACCTGGACCGCGTCGCCCTGGGCATGCTGGGTTTTCACCAGGTCGAGCACCATGCGCTCGAGGCCACCGCGATTGAGGTTCTCCACGAAGTGGGTGATGTTCACGGGGCCAGCTCCGAAACGGTCACGCGCAGCTTGCCGCTGCGGGTCAGGGGAATGTCGTCGACGAAGTGGCAGTGCAGTTGCGCGCTGTCGCCGAGCACGCGCGATACCTCGCGGCGGATGTAATCGAGCGAGGCGTCGTCGAATTCGCGGCCGCGGACGATGGAGAGGTCGAGCCGGTCGAGCTGACGTTGCACGAGCTGGAAACGGGTCAGCCCCGGTACGTCCTTGAGCATGTGCGGGAAGAATTCGCCCGGCAGGATGTGGCCGTCCGGCGTGCGGATGGCGTCGAGCTTGCGCCCGTCCACCGAGGCCAGCATCGGCAGCCCGCGGCCGCACTGACACGGCCGGGCACGCTGCGTGGCCATGTCGCCGTTGACGTAGCGGATGAAGGGCATGCCGTGGTTGAACAGGTCGGTGATCGCCACCTCGCCGCTGCCGTCGCGCGAGGGCATGCCGTCGGCACCGAGGGTTTCGACGATCAGGTGATCGGCGTTCACGTGCAGGCCGTCCCGGTGCTCGCATTCGGAGGCGATCAGCATGAACTCGCGGCAGCCGTAGGTATTGAAGGCGGGCGCGCCGAAAGCCCGCTCGATGAGCTCTCGCTGGAACGGATGCAGGGCCTCGGCGGCACCGATGATCGACACGGGTTTCGCCACGCGCCGCCCGGTGGCGATGAGCCATTCGGACAGCCGTACCAGCGGGCCCACGTAGCCCACG
This window of the Luteibacter aegosomatis genome carries:
- a CDS encoding phenylacetate--CoA ligase family protein codes for the protein MSFYASALRHVIWPAYEGGLRRRDTPRHMRRYERDQWLAADDLAALQFERLRRLVHWCYREVPYYRRRWDALGITPLDIRKPADIALLPVLTKADIRENFDDMKAVSLKDSLGYKATGGSTGEPLRFGFTRESNDRRVAVMWRGYGWAGSRMGRRTLFLWGGPVGEQSLSHKWKDRAYNAVFGRKLLDSFPMSESNMADYADAIDAYRPEVIVGYVGPLVRLSEWLIATGRRVAKPVSIIGAAEALHPFQRELIERAFGAPAFNTYGCREFMLIASECEHRDGLHVNADHLIVETLGADGMPSRDGSGEVAITDLFNHGMPFIRYVNGDMATQRARPCQCGRGLPMLASVDGRKLDAIRTPDGHILPGEFFPHMLKDVPGLTRFQLVQRQLDRLDLSIVRGREFDDASLDYIRREVSRVLGDSAQLHCHFVDDIPLTRSGKLRVTVSELAP